GCGGATGTCGCCCAGCGCGGTGATGTTGTCCATGATCTGCACGACGATGACGAGGACGATCGTGCCGGCGACGGCCCCAACGGGTTCGTCGGTGACGACCGACAGGGCGAACGCCAGGCAGGCGACCCAGGCGCCGTTCCACAGGACGCAGCCGAGGATCGCCAGGATCCGCACGATCGCCTCCCCCTCCGCTAGCACCCCGAACGGGGTCTCGACCGGTCCCCAACCGAAGGCGATCGTCCCGGCGACCAGTCCCGCGAGCACGACCACCAGCCCGGCGGTCACCGACAGGCCGAGGCCGACGACGAGCTTTCGGCCCAGCAGCCGGGTCCGGCTGACCGGCCTGGTCAGGAGGTACCGCAGGCTGCCCCACGACGCCTCGGAGGAGACCGGGTCGCCGGTGAACAACGCGATCACCGACAGCAGCAGGAACGGGGCGGTCGCCGCCACGCAGGTGATGGTGAAGTTGAGCGCCGACAGGCGGGTCAGGTCGAACAGGCCCGTCGGGTCGCCACCGCCGCCGTCCCCGTCGCCCGTGGTCAGCGCGAACGCCAGGGCCAGCAGGACCGGCACCAGCGCCAGCCCGCCCAACCCCAGCAGGGTCCGGCGGCGCCGCAGCTGTCGGTTCAGCTCCGCACGCACACGAGCCTCCTCCGCACGGTGGT
This genomic window from Euzebya rosea contains:
- a CDS encoding ABC transporter permease, giving the protein MRAELNRQLRRRRTLLGLGGLALVPVLLALAFALTTGDGDGGGGDPTGLFDLTRLSALNFTITCVAATAPFLLLSVIALFTGDPVSSEASWGSLRYLLTRPVSRTRLLGRKLVVGLGLSVTAGLVVVLAGLVAGTIAFGWGPVETPFGVLAEGEAIVRILAILGCVLWNGAWVACLAFALSVVTDEPVGAVAGTIVLVIVVQIMDNITALGDIRMWLPVHESSAWLGLLADPPRWGDLVRGMWLQIPWAALFLGFAWWRFLRRDVLS